One window of Salegentibacter sp. Hel_I_6 genomic DNA carries:
- a CDS encoding LysE family translocator, whose amino-acid sequence MLEQLIPFLTASVILTISPGPDIIYVMVQGMANGKKHGFVTALGLATGIIIHTSLVAFGVSAIIKNSDTLFFVIKLFGAFYLLYLAWQVSKSDPEIAYSSEGIKDKSLFSLFKQGFIMNVLNPKVTIFFLAFLPGFLWEPEENTLMQFYILGAIFMILTILIFGSVALLAGKISTYLKKHRQSGLVLKWLQIIVFLGIAVFIIV is encoded by the coding sequence TTGTTAGAGCAACTCATTCCCTTTTTAACGGCTTCTGTAATTCTTACGATCTCACCGGGTCCCGATATTATTTATGTAATGGTTCAGGGAATGGCCAATGGCAAAAAACACGGTTTTGTTACTGCTTTGGGCCTGGCTACGGGAATTATTATTCATACCAGCCTGGTTGCTTTTGGTGTTTCAGCAATCATAAAAAATTCTGACACACTCTTTTTTGTCATTAAACTATTTGGTGCTTTTTACCTACTGTATCTTGCGTGGCAGGTTTCTAAAAGCGATCCTGAAATCGCTTATTCTTCTGAAGGAATAAAAGATAAATCTTTGTTTTCCCTTTTTAAACAAGGTTTTATAATGAATGTGCTAAATCCAAAAGTCACCATATTCTTTCTTGCATTTCTTCCCGGTTTCCTCTGGGAACCTGAAGAGAATACACTAATGCAATTCTATATTCTGGGAGCTATTTTTATGATTTTAACGATCCTTATTTTTGGAAGCGTAGCTTTACTCGCTGGAAAGATATCTACCTATCTTAAAAAACACAGGCAATCGGGATTGGTTCTAAAATGGTTGCAGATTATAGTTTTTTTAGGAATTGCTGTATTTATTATAGTTTAA